The DNA sequence NNNNNNNNNNNNNNNNNNNNNNNNNNNNNNNNNNNNNNNNNNNNNNNNNNNNNNNNNNNNNNNNNNNNNNNNNNNNNNNNNNNNNNNNNNNNNNNNNNNNNNNNNNNNNNNNNNNNNNNNNNNNNNNNNNNNNNNNNNNNNNNNNNNNNNNNNNNNNNNNNNNNNNNNNNNNNNNNNNNNNNNNNNNNNNNNNNNNNNNNNNNNNNNNNNNNNNNNNNNNNNNNNNNNNNNNNNNNNNNNNNNNNNNNNNNNNNNNNNNNNNNNNNNNNNNNNNNNNNNNNNNNNNNNNNNNNNNNNNNNNNNNNNNNNNNNNNNNNNNNNNNNNNNNNNNNNNNNNNNNNNNNNNNNNNNNNNNNNNNNNNNNNNNNNNNNNNNNNNNNNNNNNNNNNNNNNNNNNNNNNNNNNNNNNNNNNNNNNNNNNNNNNNNNNNNNNNNNNNNNNNNNNNNNNNNNNNNNNNNNNNNNNNNNNNNNNNNNNNNNNNNNNNNNNNNNNNNNNNNNNNNNNNNNNNNNNNNNNNNNNNNNNNNNNNNNNNNNNNNNNNNNNNNNNNNNNNNNNNNNNNNNNNNNNNNNNNNNNNNNNNNNNNNNNNNNNNNNNNNNNNNNNNNNNNNNNNNNNNNNNNNNNNNNNNNNNNNNNNNNNNNNNNNNNNNNNNNNNNNNNNNNNNNNNNNNNNNNNNNNNNNNNNNNNNNNNNNNNNNNNNNNNNNNNNNNNNNNNNNNNNNNNNNNNNNNNNNNNNNNNNNNNNNNNNNNNNNNNNNNNNNNNNNNNNNNNNNNNNNNNNNNNNNNNNNNNNNNNNNNNNNNNNNNNNNNNNNNNNNNNNNNNNNNNNNNNNNNNNNNNNNNNNNNNNNNNNNNNNNNNNNNNNNNNNNNNNNNNNNNNNNNNNNNNNNNNNNNNNNNNNNNNNNNNNNNNNNNNNNNNNNNNNNNNNNNNNNNNNNNNNNNNNNNNNNNNNNNNNNNNNNNNNNNNNNNNNNNNNNNNNNNNNNNNNNNNNNNNNNNNNNNNNNNNNNNNNNNNNNNNNNNNNNNNNNNNNNNNNNNNNNNNNNNNNNNNNNNNNNNNNNNNNNNNNNNNNNNNNNNNNNNNNNNNNNNNNNNNNNNNNNNNNNNNNNNNNNNNNNNNNNNNNNNNNNNNNNNNNNNNNNNNNNNNNNNNNNNNNNNNNNNNNNNNNNNNNNNNNNNNNNNNNNNNNNNNNNNNNNNNNNNNNNNNNNNNNNNNNNNNNNNNNNNNNNNNNNNNNNNNNNNNNNNNNNNNNNNNNNNNNNNNNNNNNNNNNNNNNNNNNNNNNNNNNNNNNNNNNNNNNNNNNNNNNNNNNNNNNNNNNNNNNNNNNNNNNNNNNNNNNNNNNNNNNNNNNNNNNNNNNNNNNNNNNNNNNNNNNNNNNNNNNNNNNNNNNNNNNNNNNNNNNNNNNNNNNNNNNNNNNNNNNNNNNNNNNNNNNNNNNNNNNNNNNNNNNNNNNNNNNNNNNNNNNNNNNNNNNNNNNNNNNNNNNNNNNNNNNNNNNNNNNNNNNNNNNNNNNNNNNNNNNNNNNNNNNNNNNNNNNNNNNNNNNNNNNNNNNNNNNNNNNNNNNNNNNNNNNNNNNNNNNNNNNNNNNNNNNNNNNNNNNNNNNNNNNNNNNNNNNNNNNNNNNNNNNNNNNNNNNNNNNNNNNNNNNNNNNNNNNNNNNNNNNNNNNNNNNNNNNNNNNNNNNNNNNNNNNNNNNNNNNNNNNNNNNNNNNNNNNNNNNNNNNNNNNNNNNNNNNNNNNNNNNNNNNNNNNNNNNNNNNNNNNNNNNNNNNNNNNNNNNNNNNNNNNNNNNNNNNNNNNNNNNNNNNNNNNNNNNNNNNNNNNNNNNNNNNNNNNNNNNNNNNNNNNNNNNNNNNNNNNNNNNNNNNNNNNNNNNNNNNNNNNNNNNNNNNNNNNNNNNNNNNNNNNNNNNNNNNNNNNNNNNNNNNNNNNNNNNNNNNNNNNNNNNNNNNNNNNNNNNNNNNNNNNNNNNNNNNNNNNNNNNNNNNNNNNNNNNNNNNNNNNNNNNNNNNNNNNNNNNNNNNNNNNNNNNNNNNNNNNNNNNNNNNNNNNNNNNNNNNNNNNNNNNNNNNNNNNNNNNNNNNNNNNNNNNNNNNNNNNNNNNNNNNNNNNNNNNNNNNNNNNNNNNNNNNNNNNNNNNNNNNNNNNNNNNNNNNNNNNNNNNNNNNNNNNNNNNNNNNNNNNNNNNNNNNNNNNNNNNNNNNNNNNNNNNNNNNNNNNNNNNNNNNNNNNNNNNNNNNNNNNNNNNNNNNNNNNNNNNNNNNNNNNNNNNNNNNNNNNNNNNNNNNNNNNNNNNNNNNNNNNNNNNNNNNNNNNNNNNNNNNNNNNNNNNNNNNNNNNNNNNNNNNNNNNNNNNNNNNNNNNNNNNNNNNNNNNNNNNNNNNNNNNNNNNNNNNNNNNNNNNNNNNNNNNNNNNNNNNNNNNNNNNNNNNNNNNNNNNNNNNNNNNNNNNNNNNNNNNNNNNNNNNNNNNNNNNNNNNNNNNNNNNNNNNNNNNNNNNNNNNNNNNNNNNNNNNNNNNNNNNNNNNNNNNNNNNNNNNNNNNNNNNNNNNNNNNNNNNNNNNNNNNNNNNNNNNNNNNNNNNNNNNNNNNNNNNNNNNNNNNNNNNNNNNNNNNNNNNNNNNNNNNNNNNNNNNNNNNNNNNNNNNNNNNNNNNNNNNNNNNNNNNNNNNNNNNNNNNNNNNNNNNNNNNNNNNNNNNNNNNNNNNNNNNNNNNNNNNNNNNNNNNNNNNNNNNNNNNNNNNNNNNNNNNNNNNNNNNNNNNNNNNNNNNNNNNNNNNNNNNNNNNNNNNNNNNNNNNNNNNNNNNNNNNNNNNNNNNNNNNNNNNNNNNNNNNNNNNNNNNNNNNNNNNNNNNNNNNNNNNNNNNNNNNNNNNNNNNNNNNNNNNNNNNNNNNNNNNNNNNNNNNNNNNNNNNNNNNNNNNNNNNNNNNNNNNNNNNNNNNNNNNNNNNNNNNNNNNNNNNNNNNNNNNNNNNNNNNNNNNNNNNNNNNNNNNNNNNNNNNNNNNNNNNNNNNNNNNNNNNNNNNNNNNNNNNNNNNNNNNNNNNNNNNNNNNNNNNNNNNNNNNNNNNNNNNNNNNNNNNNNNNNNNNNNNNNNNNNNNNNNNNNNNNNNNNNNNNNNNNNNNNNNNNNNNNNNNNNNNNNNNNNNNNNNNNNNNNNNNNNNNNNNNNNNNNNNNNNNNNNNNNNNNNNNNNNNNNNNNNNNNNNNNNNNNNNNNNNNNNNNNNNNNNNNNNNNNNNNNNNNNNNNNNNNNNNNNNNNNNNNNNNNNNNNNNNNNNNNNNNNNNNNNNNNNNNNNNNNNNNNNNNNNNNNNNNNNNNNNNNNNNNNNNNNNNNNNNNNNNNNNNNNNNNNNNNNNNNNNNNNNNNNNNNNNNNNNNNNNNNNNNNNNNNNNNNNNNNNNNNNNNNNNNNNNNNNNNNNNNNNNNNNNNNNNNNNNNNNNNNNNNNNNNNNNNNNNNNNNNNNNNNNNNNNNNNNNNNNNNNNNNNNNNNNNNNNNNNNNNNNNNNNNNNNNNNNNNNNNNNNNNNNNNNNNNNNNNNNNNNNNNNNNNNNNNNNNNNNNNNNNNNNNNNNNNNNNNNNNNNNCAACTATAACCAATATTCATCATGCCCgaatttcgttcgcggtagtcctactataaagtccgtagcgatattttcccatttccattctggaatcttcaagggctgaattaatccgcttggtcattgatgttctgccttcactttctgacaagtataacacttcgcaacccattctgccacgtctcgcttcatatttggccaccaaaagttcttctttaagtctcgatacatcttggtgcttcccgggaggatgaaaatttcgaattgtgggcttcatggaggatctcattctttaattcaggtacatgaggaatccatattctggatgaaaaccttagtatcccttgctcatccctttgagtattaatctcctctccagataactgattcttctctttctccattacttcttcttgacacttctttatcttttccactagtgttggctgaaaagtcattgcacaacaaacttcctcgacttttccataagcacaaagttccaatcccaatctttcgatttcttcagataactcttttgatgttatcatcatattcagtctctccttcctactcagagcatcggccactacattcgcctttccaggatggtaatttatcgaacagtcatagtccttgatcaattccagccatctcctctgcctcatattgagctctttctgagtaaaaatgtactttaaactcttgtgatccgtgtagatttcacacttctctccgtagaggtaatgtctccaaatcttaagtgcgaacactatggcggctagttccaagtcatgcgtcgggtactttaactcatgcgatttcaactgtcttgatgcatatgAGAACACTTTACTGtattgcatcaacacacaacccaaacccttatgtgaagcgtcgctgaatattacaaagttcccttgatcatctggaagtaccaacaccggagctgttacctacttctgcttcaactcttgaaagctatcttcacattctgcactctattcaaacttttgattctttctggttaacttcGTCAATGccgtggcgatcttcgagaaatccttgacgaatcttctatagtatccagccaatcctagaaaacttcgcacttccgtaggagtctttggcctctcccaactcataactgcctcaatctttgtcggatccactttaactccctcatttccaatgacatgccccaaaaattgaacttcctttaaccaaaactcacatttggtaaacttggcatacaatttctcttgtcagagtatctccaatgctatccagaggtgctgcttatgttcttcttccgatttagaataaataaggatgtcatcaataaataccaagacaaatttgtccaaatacttcttaaatacccgattcatcagatccataaatgtggcCGGAGCCttggtcagtccaaacggcattactaggaattcataatgcccatatctggtcctgaatgcggtcttaggaacatcttcttctttgatctttaattgatggtatcccgatctcaagtcaatctttgaaaaacattttgctcccttcaactgatcaaaaaggtcatctatccttggtagcgggtagcggttcttgatcgttaccttattcaactcccgataatctatgcatagacgcatactccaatctttcttctttacaaacagaacaggtgctccccatggcgacgcacttggtcgtatcactcccttatccaacaattcttgtagctggctcaccaactctttcatttctgttggtgccatcctatatggggcctttgaaactggttccgttcctggagcaaggttgatctcgaactcgatttgtcgatctggtggtaagtctggtagttcgtcgggaaacacatccgggaactcgttaactacagggatatcttccatgtTGGGGCTGCCTTTTCCtaatccactacataagctaggaacgactcacaaccttttctaagtagcttcttagcctgaacaattgtaagaaatagttgctcttgcctctgccccttaaatactaccttctctccactcttcatctttaaatatactttcttggtcttacaattaatctgagcactattctctcctaaccaatccattcctaaaattatgtcaaactctcccaacttgaagagtatcaagtcggctgaaaacttataacccgcaatatcaatctcacactttggacaaaattgattcacaggaatcttctcttggttcgcaattaccacatttactacctcactcataatcattttatcacattgaaacttatcaacaaaagattctgatatgaaagatcttgttgctcccgaatcaatcaatactttagctttgacattattgagtaaaagtgtacctgttatcacctccgaattctgtacagcatccttcatcttcaaatcaaatgtcattgctgttgcttgcggggttggtgtaggtggtggaggtaatgccaatacctcagctggcacgcttgcactggtacttgccacattcatcagagctttgactggtccggttgccttgcactccctagctatgtgtccagtcttcccacacttataacacgtaactcctggcttcggcatcttgcactcattcgccaaatgtcccttctgattgcacctgtagcatgtcatgctcagcttattatacactccggggtgccttcttccgcagtgcttgcattctggcctttggaacctgttttctccaacttgcccttggcttacctgattgttccccttcgattcttgccttttacccaaatttcctttcttttgaaaatttccgcccttctggaaaccaatcctctttacattccgatcttgtgaacttcctgcttcagacttttctctattacacgaagataccggtcgtaacatcaaGGTCATCACCGATTATAATAGTTTCCTCTAAACCATCTCCCAAAGCCAACACCCAGTCCCTGAACTGGACTTTTTCCCCACGTACAGTAACTGTTGGGACATTTCTTTCAATGCGCATATTTTCTCGCAGGGTGAATACTTTGCAATAATGCCACAACTCTGATTTGATGATGCTTGCTGCAACAATTTCCACACGCCCCTTCTTTGGAATAACCGGCAAAACTTGATGAAAATCCCCGCCCAAGACCATGGTTAAGCCACCAAATGGTAAAGTCCCAGCCTCTTGATTAACCTTGGACCGTATATCTCAGAATGTGAGATCAACAGCTTCAAATACATAACGGTGAGTCATCGGAGCCTCATCCCAGATTACCAAACTTGTGTTGCATATTAACTCTGCCAGATATATATTATGCTTTATTTCACAACAACTAAATTCGTCAGCGTCAATTGATATTTTGAAGCGTGAATGAGTTGTTCAACCTCCTGCAATCAGAACTGGAGCTGTACCAGATGAAGCAACGGCAAGGACTATTTTTCCCTCGCTCCTAATCTTGGCTATGATAGTCGACCACAAGAAGGTCTTTCCAGTTCCAACAGGGCCATACACAAAATAAAACCCCCTGTATTTGTTTCCACTGATTCCACAATGTGGTTAAAAATGATGTACTGCATTTGGTTCAAGAATTATATACCCTCACTTGCTTTTAATTAAAGTTCCTCGCGATCATAAATCATCTCTTCCATCAGTAATTCATTATTACATTTAGTAGGGGAGACAACTCTCAGCTCTGGAAAACCAGGGTAATCGGCCAATTTTTTCCATATTGCTTCAACAACTCGTTAACTACTTCAAGTGCCAGCATTTCCTTGTCAGCATTTCTAATTTTCAGTTTTGCAAAATTTGTCATTTTACGCCGTGTATATTCAATATTGTCAGCCATGTCCATCCAATGGATCGTCCAAAGTTCCAATGGGTTGCTAACTTCACAGAAAACTAACAAAGTGATAAACAAATCGGGAGCTGAGGGGCACTTGCACATATAGAGGCATCAGCTACTGCAATGTGCCATTCTTTTTTAGATTCAAGTAATCCTCTATGAAAGCATGTCTCTTGGTAGGTAGGGTAAACAATTTTGTCAACAGTCCTAATGTCTTCATAGTTTTTGGGCCCGACAACAATGTTTAGCAATAATCGCAAGTGGAAGCATTCATCAGATGCTGGATAGGCATAAACCATGCGCCCAACTACATCAATATTTTATTTTCGGCAAAATCATCGTTTAGAAGCTGCATCCCATCGGAACTTTGTTGGGTATTTGATAAATGTTAGATGTTAACCCAAATCATCATAACGATTATTCAACATCTATTGAACGAATATTGTGCCAACAGGATTAACCCTGTGAATAACTTCTGGCAATGTCTCATTATCACGAAATCTAATCTCCTGTTCATTTTCCAATTGTAAATACATCCATTGTACAAAGGGCTCCCTGTGATGAATGGAGAACTCAAACAGACGCCAACATGCCTCAGTTGTCGATACATATCAACATGAAAGATAGTTGTTCACTTCATCTGAATCAGAACTTTTAAGAGTTGACGATCCTGTATTTTTTGGTAGGGAGTTGCTGGGGACATTTCTCTAATCATGTTGTTGTTGTATCGGGACCCTTGCTAATATACTTGAATACATATTTTATGGAGAGTGACCGATTACACCATTTGACATTTATGTGCCCTTGATATTTCACCAACAAACCATGATGGTACGAGACCACATGCCTAACAAAGAAACAAAGGCTTGGTAATGAAAAGAGATTGGTTCAAACAATGTTATATTGAAAAGTTAAGTGTAATGTAAGTAGGCATTCACTTTTTTAGGGTGGCATAAGTTgtatattttttattatcttaATTTAGGTTCATAGGCAACATCCATGATCTCAagcatatatatgtatatttataatttGTAGAACTGTACTTATTAAAGGTGCGAATTCAACCAGCTACAAGGACCTTGTATTTTAGAAAGGATGTAAGAGTTTGAAGGCAAGACATTAATAGGGGTAAACTATGTACACTTTAAAATGAAAAGTTTAAGAAATATTGGTAAAACAATGTTACTTGTTATCCAACTGTATATTTTTACACTCCACTGTGACTTTTGTATCCCTCCTTCTGTACAAGGCATAGCCGTTAACATCAATAATTGTGTAATCGCTGAAAGGTTTCAGATAAAGTTTTGTGCATCGACCGTTGAACATGCAGGGACACTTAGGATTAACTTCTCCACATGGTCCATGTATCATGAGTTGTGACACAGCCTTGTACCCTTCTGGATCTGCAATTTTATCTGGGATTTCAGTACTAATGACATTATCGATGTCCTCCGTAGTTAGCAACTTGTCTGCATCAGCCAACCATAATACAATATGAGCATGCGACAGCCACCGCTTCTGAAACTCAACCGTGTACACAACTGTAATTTAATGTTAGAAAAGTAAACAGGTTCCTAGCGTCAAACATAATGACAAGCAAATTTGTGCAAAATGAAAAAGcataaaaattttaaatgaacattCAAAAATGAAGCATTTGACCTATTTTGATTTCCCAGTATCAGTTTACGAGGTGTTTTGTTAGTAGAGTGTGTTGCACAAAAACCAGTAAATTAGATTCTTATTTCCAATAATTTAACcctttttaaatttaattttcaaAGGGGATAAGGGGTAGCTCATGTCTAAATACAACTGtaactaatttttattttaattcccCTTGCCCAACTTCAGACAATTTTCATAATTTTGGATCATATGCAGATATATTTTTTAAACTGAAAAACATATTGGCTTGAGATAGTTGTGCGCACCCACCAGGATTTCAGTTGAACTCCCGACCCCCGCAAGAGAGTTCACCACCCCAAATTATTGATAGCACTCAAATATCCTATTTTCATGCCTAAATTTACTTATGATATTAGTTCCAATATAAAAATAACTTATAAGCTTTTAACCTTTTAGTTGTATTATCGTTAATTTGTATTATTGATGTATGTGTGCAGTTCTAACATTAATTTTATGTTATAATTTTTCATATCAATGGTCTTGATATCTAACTGTAGCATGGGGCGCTGATATTTCAACAAGTAATCACCGTTGAGTACAAAGatgatttattttatatttaagttTTAACGGCTTTGTCTTCCATAAAATGAATATTAAAGTCATATACACAATAATTTTCAATAACAAATATATTTATACGCAGAAGcaaaaaaaattatgaattaGATATGTAAAGCTATGCAGAAGAAGTAATCATAAGGCAATAAAGAGAAACCTGCGAGTAAATGACCCAAGACATGTTTTTTGGTGAAGTCACTGAGCATAGCATCAAGCTTCAATTTAAATACATGTGCTACAATATCAGGACGTACAGAGGCATCATGGGATCCGAAAGACTGGACTGCCTCCTGTATTTCCACCCATTTTGGATTATATATAAAAGTGATAAATAAATCAGGATGTCCATATTCCTTGCAGACAGCCAAGAAATCCTGGAAATTTTGTTACATGTATCGATAGCCACCAGTGAAACTCGATGGTAATATCACACATCTTCCAACCTCTGTGGCATCCACATCACCGCATCTTAGGTTGTCTACAATGTTGTCATAAAGATCTGATATTACGATTGATTGATGTATGTGCACCCATAGTAGTCGGCTACGCTCCACTGAGCACCAGGCGTCAATAATAAGTCGTAGGAATAGGCGTCCACCAAGCAATAAGGTATGACCTTCAGCAATATGATAATGTTCTCTAAATGCATAATACTCACGCATGTTGACCATGTCCTTTTCACGTTCAGAATTATCTGCATTACGGTGTTTAATATTGATTTTATACCCATCTTCCCCAAATGAGAACAACAAAGGGTACTACAGTGACATGAATGAAGGGTGCAAGTCACTAATGTGTTGTAGGCCAGTTGTTTTATATTCAGCAACCACATCTTTAATGCTCGCAAAGTCATTATCGAATACAAGGCCAACAAAGTCATAATTATTCGCCGTAGGGAGGTTTTGAAAACGGCCATTAGAAGTTCGTCTTTCAAACAATCTAAGGCGAACTTCTTCAGGCTGAACACCTATAAATCTTTCCCGTACTTGCTTAAATATATCGACTAAAGCATTCTCACGCTCCAACATTTCTTGCAGAATAGAGATAATTGTGGGATCCACCTCTCCTGTTTTATCTGTAAAGTTAACCCGGTGGTCCACAACAACCTGACCATCATACATATACAGTTGTGCAAATTTTGGCATTCGGCCATTTGGCGGGACCAGAGAGCCGAGACTGTGATATG is a window from the Apium graveolens cultivar Ventura chromosome 1, ASM990537v1, whole genome shotgun sequence genome containing:
- the LOC141692437 gene encoding uncharacterized protein LOC141692437, with amino-acid sequence MVLYDILTIDLPRYSGKQYSPQYWQVVVDHRVNFTDKTGEVDPTIISILQEMLERENALVDIFKQVRERFIGVQPEEVRLRLFERRTSNGRFQNLPTANNYDFVGLYPLLFSFGEDGYKINIKHRNADNSEREKDMVNMREYYAFREHYHIAEGHTLLLGGRLFLRLIIDAWCSVERSRLLWVHIHQSIVISDLYDNIVDNLRCGDVDATEDFLAVCKEYGHPDLFITFIYNPKWVEIQEAVQSFGSHDASVRPDIVAHVFKLKLDAMLSDFTKKHVLGHLLAVVYTVEFQKRWLSHAHIVLWLADADKLLTTEDIDNVISTEIPDKIADPEGYKAVSQLMIHGPCGEVNPKCPCMFNGRCTKLYLKPFSDYTIIDVNGYALYRRRDTKVTVECKNIQLDNK